From a region of the Gemmatimonadales bacterium genome:
- a CDS encoding NAD-dependent epimerase/dehydratase family protein, translated as MKVFVTGGTGLVGRHLIAALRARGDAVRALARSEASAAELVRLGAEPARGDLSDAARLDAAIAGCDAVVHAAATVLAGGRWAAWREVNVLGTERVARSAARGRARMIHLSSVAVYGRSCASIDRPGNDEGFDLAQAPLTRERYARSKREAELALWSVTRQTGLSAVALRPCVLYGEGDRYFSPGIARALRRGRVPLIGDGGNRMTVVYAGNVAAAVAAALDHPEATGPFNVTNDGQLTLREFVERFAAGLGVTPRWLRIPRGLAWSAARAWDATIGALVPTGALSLTVAVQFLAGDNRYSSARAERLLGWRPAVAAADAAERTGASFRAPPRADPYP; from the coding sequence GTGAAGGTTTTCGTCACCGGCGGCACCGGGCTCGTGGGGCGCCACCTGATCGCCGCGCTGCGCGCCCGCGGCGACGCCGTCCGCGCCCTCGCCCGGTCCGAGGCGAGCGCCGCCGAGCTGGTACGCCTCGGGGCCGAACCGGCGCGCGGTGACCTGTCGGACGCCGCGCGCCTGGACGCCGCGATCGCCGGTTGCGACGCGGTGGTTCACGCCGCGGCGACGGTGCTCGCCGGCGGCCGTTGGGCCGCGTGGCGCGAGGTCAACGTGCTCGGCACGGAACGGGTCGCGCGCAGCGCCGCGCGGGGCCGGGCCCGCATGATCCACCTCTCGTCCGTCGCCGTCTACGGCCGCAGCTGCGCGTCGATCGACCGGCCGGGGAACGACGAGGGCTTCGACCTCGCGCAGGCTCCGCTCACCCGCGAGCGCTACGCGCGGTCGAAGCGCGAGGCGGAGCTGGCGCTGTGGAGCGTGACCCGCCAGACGGGGCTCAGCGCGGTCGCGCTCCGGCCGTGCGTGCTCTACGGGGAAGGGGATCGCTATTTCTCGCCGGGGATCGCCCGCGCCCTGCGCCGCGGCCGGGTGCCGCTCATCGGCGACGGGGGCAACCGCATGACGGTGGTGTACGCCGGCAACGTCGCCGCCGCCGTGGCCGCCGCGCTCGACCACCCGGAGGCCACGGGGCCGTTCAACGTCACCAACGACGGCCAGCTGACCCTGCGCGAGTTCGTCGAGCGGTTCGCCGCCGGTCTCGGCGTCACGCCGCGCTGGCTCAGGATCCCCCGCGGCCTGGCGTGGTCCGCCGCGCGTGCGTGGGACGCCACCATCGGCGCCCTGGTGCCTACGGGCGCGCTCTCGCTCACCGTCGCCGTGCAGTTCCTGGCCGGCGACAACCGCTACAGCTCCGCGCGCGCCGAGCGCCTGCTCGGATGGCGTCCCGCGGTCGCGGCGGCCGACGCCGCCGAGCGCACCGGCGCCAGCTTCCGCGCGCCGCCGCGGGCCGATCCGTACCCCTGA
- a CDS encoding magnesium chelatase, whose translation MSKPSTLGELAQSEWGAPERRTRTVKDEMRANLLCRLESEQPIFPGIVGYDDSVVPQLVNAVLSRHNFILLGLRGQAKSRIVRGLIALLDEEVPILEGSEVNDNPFAPISKYGRLLVEEHGDRAPVAWVSRAQRYVEKLATPDVTIADIIGDVDPIKAARGGHLLSDELTIHYGLLPRANRGVFAINELPDLAAKIQVGLFNIMQEGDVQIKGYPIRLSLDVALVFTANPEDYTARGKIITPLKDRVGSEITTHYPRTLELGMAITDQEAWLERGGRPVMVPDFIAELVERVAFEARGDKRVDKRSGVSQRLPISVLENVVSNAERRSTVNKEKTIVPRVSDVYAAVPAITGKLELEYEGELQGADVIARELIRRAAGATFGDRAGGANVDDIVHWFDEGGALKVSHDERSDALLKGFGVVPGLLDLVDRVGLARRKDPATTVAACELVLEGLAAERRIARSEDAGYTRVRPERQPPFPKSGPGSPFA comes from the coding sequence ATGAGCAAGCCAAGCACGCTGGGTGAACTGGCGCAGTCCGAGTGGGGCGCCCCGGAGCGCCGGACCCGCACCGTCAAGGACGAGATGCGGGCGAATCTGTTGTGCCGCCTGGAGTCGGAGCAGCCGATCTTCCCGGGCATCGTGGGCTACGACGACTCGGTGGTGCCGCAGCTGGTGAACGCGGTGCTGTCGCGGCACAACTTCATCCTGCTCGGCCTCCGCGGCCAGGCCAAGTCGCGCATCGTGCGCGGGCTGATCGCCCTGCTGGACGAGGAGGTGCCGATTCTCGAAGGCAGCGAGGTCAACGACAACCCGTTCGCCCCCATCTCCAAGTACGGGCGGCTGCTGGTGGAGGAGCACGGCGACCGCGCGCCGGTGGCGTGGGTGTCGCGCGCCCAGCGCTACGTGGAGAAGCTCGCGACGCCCGACGTGACGATCGCGGACATCATCGGCGACGTGGATCCGATCAAGGCCGCGCGAGGCGGGCACCTGCTGTCCGACGAGTTGACGATCCACTACGGGCTGTTGCCGCGGGCCAACCGCGGGGTGTTCGCCATCAACGAGCTGCCGGACCTCGCGGCGAAGATCCAGGTCGGCCTGTTCAACATCATGCAGGAGGGCGACGTCCAGATCAAAGGCTACCCGATCCGCCTCTCGCTGGACGTGGCGCTGGTGTTCACGGCGAACCCGGAGGACTACACGGCGCGCGGCAAGATCATCACGCCGCTGAAGGACCGGGTCGGCTCCGAGATCACCACCCACTACCCGCGCACCCTCGAGCTGGGGATGGCGATCACGGACCAGGAGGCGTGGCTCGAGCGCGGCGGCCGGCCGGTGATGGTCCCCGACTTCATCGCGGAGCTGGTGGAGCGGGTGGCCTTCGAGGCGCGCGGCGACAAGCGCGTGGACAAGCGCTCCGGGGTGAGCCAGCGGCTCCCCATCTCGGTGCTCGAGAACGTCGTCTCCAACGCGGAGCGGCGCTCGACGGTCAACAAGGAGAAGACCATCGTGCCGCGGGTGTCCGACGTGTACGCCGCGGTGCCGGCCATCACGGGCAAGCTGGAGCTGGAGTACGAGGGCGAGCTGCAGGGCGCCGACGTCATCGCGCGGGAGCTGATCCGTCGCGCGGCCGGGGCCACGTTCGGCGACCGCGCCGGGGGCGCCAACGTGGACGACATCGTGCACTGGTTCGACGAGGGCGGCGCCCTCAAGGTCTCGCACGACGAGCGGTCGGACGCGCTGCTCAAGGGGTTCGGCGTCGTGCCGGGCCTGCTGGACCTGGTGGACCGGGTGGGGCTGGCCCGGCGCAAGGACCCGGCGACGACCGTCGCCGCGTGCGAGCTGGTG